A window of the Xenopus laevis strain J_2021 chromosome 9_10L, Xenopus_laevis_v10.1, whole genome shotgun sequence genome harbors these coding sequences:
- the apoh.L gene encoding beta-2-glycoprotein 1 isoform X1 has product MQDSHRAGRNMLHSLMMIWAFVLLSCVTATKVCPRPQEIQGALYKPEKLVYEPSNFVVYSCLPGFVRQGGYNRAVCSSAGIWIHASLSCARRQCSLSDTLENGDITYENNKFQNVVRFSCKEGFVLIGANSSTCNESGKWNESLPTCQSMTCPQPPVPAFGQLSYYRPDERNVSKYQDMVKYECHSNYAMFGNDTATCTASGNWSQAPECRDVTCDRPPEIQNGFMSVLLHQRYHYKETVTYGCKPNYVLDGPRVSFCNLTGEWTIRPKCRAPCKVNIKKATVLYNGRKTKVDDIAHGMIQHGDTLTYYCKDSKEKCSHLTDSQCQDGVFAVPSCYKEPKWLWSKEPSNLPVCSEAS; this is encoded by the exons ATGCAAGACAGTCACAGGGCAGGCAGGAATATGTTGCACTCACTTATGATGATTTGGGCGTTTGTCCTGCTAAGCTGTGTTACAGCAACCAAGG TGTGTCCCCGGCCTCAGGAAATCCAAGGTGCTCTGTACAAGCCAGAGAAGTTGGTGTATGAGCCAAGTAATTTTGTGGTGTACTCTTGTTTACCGGGATTTGTGAGACAGGGGGGATATAACAGGGCTGTATGCTCCAGCGCTGGAATTTGGATCCACGCATCCTTATCATGTGCAC GGAGACAGTGCTCATTATCTGACACTCTGGAGAATGGAGACATAACGTACGAGAATAACAAGTTCCAAAATGTAGTTCGCTTCTCATGCAAAGAAGG ATTTGTACTGATTGGAGCAAACAGCAGCACATGCAATGAGTCTGGCAAATGGAACGAGAGTTTGCCAACCTGCCAAT ccatgacctgcccccaacCCCCAGTACCTGCATTTGGCCAGCTCTCCTACTATAGGCCAGATGAACGGAATGTTTCTAAATACCAGGATATGGTGAAGTATGAATGCCACTCTAATTACGCCATGTTTGGCAATGACACTGCCACCTGCACTGCCAGCGGGAACTGGAGCCAGGCACCTGAATGCCGTG ATGTGACATGTGATCGGCCACCCGAAATACAAAATGGTTTCATGAGCGTCTTACTGCATCAGAGATATCACTATAAAGAGACTGTGACTTATGGCTGTAAGCCAAACTATGTGCTTGATGGCCCCAGGGTCTCCTTCTGCAACTTGACTGGAGAGTGGACGATAAGGCCAAAGTGCAGAG CTCCATGCAAGGTGAATATAAAGAAGGCCACGGTGCTTTACAACGGAAGGAAGACCAAAGTGGATGATATAGCGCATGGGATGATCCAGCATGGTGACACCCTGACCTATTACTGCAAAGACTCCAAGGAGAAATGCTCCCATTTAACAGACAGCCAGTGCCAAGATGGGGTATTTGCTGTGCCCAGCTGTTACAAAG AACCCAAGTGGTTGTGGTCCAAAGAACCCTCTAACCTTCCTGTCTGCTCTGAGGCCTCTTAG
- the apoh.L gene encoding beta-2-glycoprotein 1 isoform X2 — MLHSLIVIWALVLLRCATATKVCPRPQEIQGALYKPEKLVYEPSNFVVYSCLPGFVRQGGYNRAVCSSAGIWIHASLSCARRQCSLSDTLENGDITYENNKFQNVVRFSCKEGFVLIGANSSTCNESGKWNESLPTCQSMTCPQPPVPAFGQLSYYRPDERNVSKYQDMVKYECHSNYAMFGNDTATCTASGNWSQAPECRDVTCDRPPEIQNGFMSVLLHQRYHYKETVTYGCKPNYVLDGPRVSFCNLTGEWTIRPKCRAPCKVNIKKATVLYNGRKTKVDDIAHGMIQHGDTLTYYCKDSKEKCSHLTDSQCQDGVFAVPSCYKEPKWLWSKEPSNLPVCSEAS; from the exons ATGTTGCACTCACTTATAGTGATTTGGGCGCTTGTCCTGTTAAGATGTGCTACAGCAACCAAGG TGTGTCCCCGGCCTCAGGAAATCCAAGGTGCTCTGTACAAGCCAGAGAAGTTGGTGTATGAGCCAAGTAATTTTGTGGTGTACTCTTGTTTACCGGGATTTGTGAGACAGGGGGGATATAACAGGGCTGTATGCTCCAGCGCTGGAATTTGGATCCACGCATCCTTATCATGTGCAC GGAGACAGTGCTCATTATCTGACACTCTGGAGAATGGAGACATAACGTACGAGAATAACAAGTTCCAAAATGTAGTTCGCTTCTCATGCAAAGAAGG ATTTGTACTGATTGGAGCAAACAGCAGCACATGCAATGAGTCTGGCAAATGGAACGAGAGTTTGCCAACCTGCCAAT ccatgacctgcccccaacCCCCAGTACCTGCATTTGGCCAGCTCTCCTACTATAGGCCAGATGAACGGAATGTTTCTAAATACCAGGATATGGTGAAGTATGAATGCCACTCTAATTACGCCATGTTTGGCAATGACACTGCCACCTGCACTGCCAGCGGGAACTGGAGCCAGGCACCTGAATGCCGTG ATGTGACATGTGATCGGCCACCCGAAATACAAAATGGTTTCATGAGCGTCTTACTGCATCAGAGATATCACTATAAAGAGACTGTGACTTATGGCTGTAAGCCAAACTATGTGCTTGATGGCCCCAGGGTCTCCTTCTGCAACTTGACTGGAGAGTGGACGATAAGGCCAAAGTGCAGAG CTCCATGCAAGGTGAATATAAAGAAGGCCACGGTGCTTTACAACGGAAGGAAGACCAAAGTGGATGATATAGCGCATGGGATGATCCAGCATGGTGACACCCTGACCTATTACTGCAAAGACTCCAAGGAGAAATGCTCCCATTTAACAGACAGCCAGTGCCAAGATGGGGTATTTGCTGTGCCCAGCTGTTACAAAG AACCCAAGTGGTTGTGGTCCAAAGAACCCTCTAACCTTCCTGTCTGCTCTGAGGCCTCTTAG